One genomic region from Chthonomonas calidirosea T49 encodes:
- a CDS encoding anti-anti-sigma factor, whose product MENTSCKLHLYLHSGIPVLTLEGEWNEGIQQQLAEAINYLLLTAHFEVVINLAKAHRLPLLDLAWWHAFETLGERLAAHYGRLEVVGNREHVRIASALRRQRLQWALTEEEAICHLRGRSQCGQSVVVRAHLMTPDNERGLQPV is encoded by the coding sequence ATGGAAAACACGTCGTGCAAGCTACACCTTTATCTGCATAGCGGCATACCCGTGCTCACACTGGAGGGCGAATGGAATGAAGGCATTCAGCAGCAGTTGGCAGAGGCTATCAACTACCTCTTGCTCACTGCTCACTTCGAGGTCGTGATCAACCTCGCTAAAGCACATCGTCTTCCTTTGCTCGACTTAGCCTGGTGGCACGCCTTCGAAACGCTAGGAGAACGTCTCGCCGCTCATTACGGACGTCTCGAAGTTGTGGGCAACAGGGAACACGTTCGCATCGCCTCTGCACTACGAAGACAACGCCTGCAGTGGGCGCTTACCGAAGAGGAGGCTATCTGCCATCTGCGCGGGCGAAGCCAATGCGGACAGAGTGTTGTGGTGCGCGCGCACCTAATGACACCCGATAACGAGAGAGGTCTTCAGCCCGTCTGA
- a CDS encoding GxGYxYP domain-containing protein encodes MVSRYPLICGIVCWLALSCFGLWTKAAAQVPEDILREVPPHFEVPSGSYTLVATWAAAGTLYKHGTGKAVSDPQATESKAWEASVGEPSAAMLYGPYITTLPQGDYVAFARVERTSSTDEEIVGTLDACIDYGQNILNSVDLATADLPREHYVEIPLPFHYPGGALEVRVNWAGYANLRVDKVTLFRVEGANLSQFIHRAPPARESGEPNHLTPLFAPAGTPLFPRSHTPASTLEVLDLRKQGPSWQLLLLSLQGLVNRQRPRIYYLLNDQDPFWLRWMRQNGWIKGWKEVTDPHQLLQEYRSVYHGLVVTDPTRPASVNVATMIASIDDLLVATPSLAKELGLPVKEDLRGRWTTDVQAYQWAFDNLWPHLNHEVISCTYPQQMPLRDYLVENRIFIFWISGPIDGARPGADPTAEMHLMEQLLAKMPADAPVISYPYAGQDVGVGEGPGVTLFAEFGRYLVGSTDCSNLSVHSGIRLPNFHQRHPAPPKLDPRKVYVSWILSDGDNLPVLSVFNFPVLWKSPVRGTMPIGWTISPSSWLLMPDIANYYYQTASPDDQFVGAVSGIGYTYPDSFGARYKAPYRQEVFDRFLYQTAEGYRHMDIVDGWIMGITHDSLLDRYAEDIPTLQALFPDYGRRVGSYDEATYPIVRNLPVFHAVTNWNGQLSREEQIDSLVEQIKAITPERRPAFLHLFALNWFTDLSMLPEIMRRLGPDYVVVRPDVLGALYREYLKKEKLLVSCPNLIARIIGLPLRFQCTLENVESHPVSAQVRVTDGMTDVEIEGNLAALAPDVKVPVSVAGVPQADTVQLEATVEGGPSHRTTVQLRSIDPSELVGGLEVLRTKSGTLPTLSYVQHFDVSALAHQTGAMVTDPRAIGGRAWQVLPGKDQAGHALFGPYVPMPAGDYLALFRIERVGEQEGSVGLVDSCVGGGVPVLAERGVLLSELPLGRYVYVPLVFHHPGGALETRFYWDGKVGVRMDGVDLWRISGGTTTTMRRP; translated from the coding sequence GTGGTCTCTCGATACCCCTTAATTTGCGGGATTGTGTGTTGGCTTGCACTGAGCTGCTTTGGTCTATGGACAAAGGCTGCTGCTCAGGTACCTGAGGACATTTTGCGTGAGGTTCCCCCTCACTTTGAGGTCCCTTCCGGCTCCTATACGCTTGTGGCTACATGGGCGGCTGCGGGGACGCTCTATAAACATGGAACGGGCAAGGCTGTTTCCGACCCTCAAGCCACGGAGAGCAAAGCTTGGGAGGCCTCAGTGGGGGAACCGAGCGCTGCCATGCTCTACGGACCTTACATCACAACCTTGCCCCAGGGCGATTATGTGGCATTTGCCCGTGTCGAGCGCACCAGCTCCACCGATGAAGAGATCGTAGGCACGCTAGATGCATGCATAGATTACGGACAGAATATCCTGAACTCGGTAGATTTAGCCACGGCCGATCTTCCCCGTGAACACTACGTGGAGATTCCGCTGCCATTCCACTATCCTGGTGGGGCGCTTGAGGTACGTGTGAACTGGGCGGGATATGCGAACTTGCGAGTGGATAAAGTGACGCTGTTTCGAGTAGAAGGGGCAAACCTCTCTCAGTTTATTCATCGAGCGCCGCCGGCCCGCGAGAGCGGGGAACCGAACCATTTAACTCCTCTCTTCGCGCCAGCAGGGACGCCTCTGTTTCCTCGCTCGCACACGCCTGCTTCCACACTAGAGGTGCTTGATCTGCGGAAGCAGGGGCCTTCTTGGCAACTCCTTTTGCTGAGCCTACAAGGGCTGGTCAATCGTCAAAGGCCCCGCATCTACTATCTCCTCAACGACCAAGACCCGTTTTGGTTGCGATGGATGCGCCAAAATGGTTGGATCAAGGGATGGAAGGAAGTAACCGATCCTCACCAGCTTCTCCAGGAGTATCGCAGCGTCTATCATGGGCTTGTGGTAACAGACCCCACACGGCCAGCATCGGTGAACGTTGCAACCATGATCGCCAGCATTGACGACCTTTTGGTCGCTACGCCCTCGTTAGCAAAAGAGCTTGGGCTTCCTGTAAAGGAGGATTTAAGAGGACGTTGGACGACAGATGTACAGGCCTATCAGTGGGCGTTTGACAATTTGTGGCCTCACCTCAATCATGAGGTGATCTCTTGCACCTATCCGCAGCAAATGCCGCTGCGCGATTACCTTGTGGAGAATCGCATCTTTATCTTCTGGATTTCGGGGCCTATTGACGGGGCAAGGCCAGGAGCTGATCCGACAGCAGAAATGCACCTTATGGAGCAGCTTCTTGCCAAAATGCCAGCGGACGCTCCTGTCATCAGCTATCCCTATGCCGGGCAGGATGTCGGAGTTGGCGAAGGGCCTGGAGTTACTCTCTTTGCTGAGTTTGGGCGCTATTTGGTAGGTAGTACCGACTGCAGCAACCTCAGTGTGCATAGCGGGATTCGGCTGCCGAATTTTCACCAGCGCCACCCAGCGCCGCCGAAGTTAGACCCGCGCAAAGTCTACGTCTCCTGGATCCTCTCGGATGGCGACAATCTGCCGGTACTCAGTGTTTTCAACTTCCCGGTGCTCTGGAAAAGCCCGGTACGAGGTACTATGCCCATCGGCTGGACGATATCGCCCTCGTCTTGGCTGCTTATGCCCGATATCGCCAACTACTACTACCAAACGGCCTCGCCAGATGATCAGTTCGTGGGGGCCGTCTCCGGCATTGGTTATACCTATCCTGATTCGTTCGGGGCGCGTTACAAGGCGCCTTATCGCCAAGAGGTCTTCGATCGCTTTCTGTATCAAACGGCCGAGGGCTATCGTCATATGGATATCGTGGACGGCTGGATTATGGGCATTACGCACGACTCGCTATTAGACCGTTATGCCGAGGACATTCCCACATTGCAGGCGCTCTTCCCAGACTACGGACGCCGTGTGGGTTCTTACGATGAGGCCACCTACCCGATTGTTCGCAACCTACCGGTGTTCCATGCGGTGACGAATTGGAATGGCCAGCTGTCACGTGAGGAGCAGATCGATTCATTAGTGGAGCAGATAAAGGCTATTACACCGGAACGTCGCCCCGCTTTTCTGCATCTATTTGCGCTCAACTGGTTCACCGATCTCTCCATGTTACCAGAGATCATGAGGCGCTTAGGTCCCGACTATGTGGTAGTGCGCCCGGATGTGCTAGGGGCTCTCTATAGAGAGTATCTGAAGAAAGAAAAGCTGCTGGTGAGCTGTCCAAATCTCATAGCGCGTATCATTGGGTTGCCTTTACGATTCCAATGCACATTAGAGAACGTGGAATCGCATCCGGTCTCTGCACAGGTTCGAGTGACGGACGGCATGACGGACGTTGAGATAGAGGGAAATCTAGCCGCGTTGGCTCCAGATGTGAAAGTCCCTGTAAGCGTGGCCGGTGTGCCACAAGCAGATACGGTGCAGCTTGAAGCGACGGTAGAAGGGGGCCCCTCGCACCGAACAACGGTACAGCTGCGCTCGATCGACCCAAGTGAACTTGTGGGCGGTTTAGAGGTGCTGCGGACAAAAAGTGGTACGCTTCCCACATTGAGCTATGTTCAGCATTTTGATGTGAGCGCTCTCGCCCACCAAACAGGCGCTATGGTTACGGATCCTAGAGCGATTGGGGGCAGGGCTTGGCAGGTCTTACCGGGGAAAGACCAGGCAGGTCATGCGCTTTTCGGCCCCTATGTGCCGATGCCGGCGGGAGACTACTTGGCGTTGTTCCGCATAGAGCGCGTAGGAGAACAAGAGGGCTCCGTAGGCTTAGTAGATAGCTGTGTAGGAGGTGGGGTGCCTGTGCTCGCCGAACGTGGGGTGCTCCTGTCGGAGCTGCCACTAGGCCGTTATGTGTACGTCCCTCTTGTTTTTCATCATCCCGGCGGCGCCTTAGAAACGCGCTTCTATTGGGATGGTAAGGTGGGCGTGCGGATGGATGGGGTAGATCTATGGCGCATCAGCGGCGGTACAACGACCACGATGCGTCGCCCCTAG